In Rhododendron vialii isolate Sample 1 chromosome 9a, ASM3025357v1, the following are encoded in one genomic region:
- the LOC131301710 gene encoding transcription factor MYB62-like: MQSANQSARNDSEEESEMRRGPWTLEEDTLLIHCIACHGEGRWNLLAKFAGLKRTGKSCRLRWLNYLKPDIKRGNLTPQEQILILELHSKWGNRWSKIAQHLPGRTDNEIKNYWRTRVQKQARHLKIESNSKRFLEAIRCFWMPRLVEQMEQTSSIPPTMGTQNSTISLVPPGEMKCVNQANEKPEICFSAASMGITEMPEISEQATSPGHGFASLVDDCYYVDIIRGYDMESFNLDPMSAVRPGEFSDSQVAGSDLISDDMAGALWNMGELWQFRKP; encoded by the exons ATGCAATCTGCGAATCAAAGTGCAAGGAACGATAGTGAAGAAGAATCAGAGATGAGAAGAGGGCCATGGACTCTCGAGGAAGACACTCTTCTCATCCATTGCATTGCTTGTCATGGTGAAGGCAGGTGGAATTTGTTAGCCAAGTTTGCAG GGTTGAAGAGAACCGGAAAAAGTTGTAGATTGAGATGGCTAAATTATTTGAAACCTGACATCAAGCGCGGAAACCTCACCCCTCAGGAACAAATCTTGATTCTTGAACTTCATTCCAAGTGGGGTAACAG GTGGTCAAAAATTGCACAACATCTCCCTGGAAGAACCGACAACGAGATCAAGAACTATTGGAGAACGAGGGTGCAGAAACAAGCACGCCACCTTAAAATCGAGTCTAACAGCAAGAGGTTCCTGGAAGCGATTCGGTGCTTTTGGATGCCAAGGTTAGTTGAGCAGATGGAGCAGACTTCATCTATTCCTCCAACCATGGGAACTCAAAACTCAACAATTTCTTTGGTACCACCCGGCGAAATGAAGTGCGTCAATCAAGCCAATGAAAAGCCTGAAATTTGCTTCTCAGCAGCATCCATGGGAATAACAGAGATGCCAGAAATTTCAGAGCAAGCAACAAGCCCAGGTCATGGCTTTGCTTCCCTCGTGGATGATTGCTACTATGTGGACATTATAAGGGGCTATGATATGGAGAGCTTCAACCTGGATCCCATGTCAGCAGTGCGGCCGGGCGAATTCTCCGATAGCCAAGTGGCGGGAAGTGATTTGATCAGCGATGACATGGCAGGTGCTTTGTGGAACATGGGTGAATTGTGGCAATTCAGGAAGCCATGA